One window of Theropithecus gelada isolate Dixy chromosome 4, Tgel_1.0, whole genome shotgun sequence genomic DNA carries:
- the LOC112623777 gene encoding uncharacterized protein LOC112623777, protein MGNVCGCVRAEKEEQYVDPAKTPLNPEKYSPGRKYFRRKPIKKTGGDKESVKANNENEEKKKSSSQPSKEQSPPLSRGLVQQESVTLHSALGDGIQQKKTEVVADSVKQKLLPSAVRSWSDHVNTSPAEDSETEVKVSELDERISEKDSTPYCAKRKKHLDDVNTSEITFQEKTDVFSFRKAASLSSVPSSIERSLEKSGFAEDLSKSYSSIQEKQNTERFCPHATQHFQFKKKRCHSLYTSVSSVSKDTDGNEVSEMWSLSSSK, encoded by the coding sequence ATGGGGAATGTCTGTGGATGTGTAAGAGCTGAGAAGGAAGAACAATATGTAGATCCTGCCAAAACTCCTTTGAACCCTGAAAAATACTCTCCTGGAAGAAAATACTTCAGAAGAAAACCAATCAAGAAAACTGGAGGTGACAAAGAGTCAGTTAAGGcaaacaatgaaaatgaagagaagaagaagagcagCAGTCAGCCTTCAAAAGAACAGTCACCTCCTTTATCCAGGGGACTGGTACAGCAGGAATCTGTTACCCTACACTCTGCCCTGGGAGATGGTATTcagcaaaagaagacagaagttgTAGCTGACAGTGTTAAACAGAAACTTCTGCCGAGTGCTGTAAGAAGTTGGTCTGACCATGTGAACACTTCTCCTGCTGAAGACAGTGAAACAGAAGTAAAAGTTAGTGAACTGGATGAAAGGATTTCAGAAAAAGACAGCACTCCATATTGCgcaaagaggaagaagcattTAGATGATGTCAACACAAGCGAAATAACATTCCAGGAAAAAactgatgttttttcttttcgaAAGGCAGCCAGCTTAAGCTCTGTTCCCTCGAGTATAGAAAGATCTCTTGAAAAAAGTGGGTTTGCTGAAGACCTATCAAAAAGTTATAGCAGTatacaagaaaagcaaaacactgAGAGATTTTGCCCTCATGCAACACAgcattttcagtttaaaaaaaagagatgccATTCCCTTTATACTAGTGTGTCCTCTGTTTCTAAGGACACAGATGGAAATGAGGTAAGTGAAATGTGGAGTCTGAGTTCAAGTAAATAA